TACGGCAGATGCTATTAAATTAACACAGGCAATCAAAGAAATTCTTCCTTCTTTAAATAGTCAAAATGCAGATATTCAAGTTTTAATTGCTGATGATAATAGTGAAAGAATAAAAGATAGGCTAAATATTGTTGTTTCAAATATTATGCTAGGAATTATATTAATCACTGTACTTGTAGCTATATTAATTAATTTTAGGATGTCTTTTATTATTGCAGTTGGTATTCCAACTTCTTTTGTAATAGCAGCTATTTATATGTATTTTTCTGGATATACCATAAATATGATTTCTTTAGTTGGAGTTTTAATTGCAATTGGTATAGTTGTAGATGATGCAATTGTTGTAAGTGAAAATATTCAACAGCATATAGAAGAGGGATATCCTCCTAAGGAAGCAGCAGTAATAGGTGCAAAAGAAATGGTAAAACCTGTATCAATAGCTTCTCTTACTACCTTATTTTCTTTTCTTCCTATATTAATGATTAGTGGAACTATGGGAGAAGTTATAAAATTAATTCCAATTGCTTTATCTGCATTAGTAGTAGCTTCTTTAATTGAGTCATTTATTTTTTTACCAATTCATGCTGCACATGTATTAAAAAATGGTTCAAAAGTTACTTCTTGGGAAAAAGCAAACAATATATACAATTCAATTCTACATTTTTTTATGGATTGGAAAAAAACTTTTTTGACAATTTTTATAATTTTTGTTCCCCTTGCTACAGTTTTAGAAATATCAAGTTCAAAGTTTCAAATTTTTCCTCAATTTGATGCTAGTGATGTAAAAATCACAATTAAAGCCAATGAAAATACAAAATTAGAAGATTCATTTAAAATTGTACAAACAATAGAAAAAGATTTACTTGTAAAAAAAGATGAATACTTTATTAAAAGTATAGATTCAGTTGCTGGATTTAGAAGAGATAGTGCAGAAAATACTGAAAATTTTTCATATGTTATGTATATGACTTTAGAACTTGAAAAAAGAAAAGAAGCTAACTTTTTAGATAAATATATAACACCTTATTTAAGTTTTTATTATGATAAAGAAGGAAGAGTAAGAACTAGAGATTCAAAGGATATTGCTAAAGATTTAAAAAAGTTCTTGATTCAAAAAGAATACAAAGAAAAATATAATTTAACAGAAATTGCTGTAGTAGAAAGAAAAGTAGGTCCTATAAAGGCAGATATAAAAATAGGATTAGTTTCAAATGATAGTCAAAAAATTATAAATTCAATTAATAAAATTGAAGAAGAAATTAATAAACTTGATGGAATAAAAAGTGTATCAAATTCTTTGAATTTTGGAGTTGATGAGATCAAATTAAAAGTTAACTCTTATGGACAGCAATTAGGTATAGATGAAGCTTATATTGGTTCTTATTTATCTAATATGTATTTATTAAAGAAAAAAGCTGTTGCTTTTGATTCTGAAAGTATGCTAGATATAAAAATTCAAAGTATAAATAAAGATGATTTTGAAGAATTTAAAAATACACAAATACCATTGAGTGATGGAACTTTTATTGCACTTAATCAAGTAGCTGATTTTAAGGTTATAAAGAGTTTTGAACAATTAATTAAAGATAATGGCTTAAAAAACTTTTATATTTATGCAAATGTTGATGCTGATATTATAACAGCAGGTGAAGTTGTAGATAAAATCCAACCTATATTACAAGAGATAGAAAAAAGTGGAATATCTTTAGTTTTTAAAGGAGAAGAAGAGAAGAAAAAAGATTTAAAAAATGATATGCTTTTAGCTACAGCTTTAGCTATTGTGCTTATTATGATAGCAATGCTTTATTTATTTAACTCTTTTAGGGAAACTTTTATTTTAATGTCAGTTATTCCTTTTTCTATTTTAGGGGTTTTAATTGGACACAAAATTATGGGACTAAATTTATCTATGCCTTCAGTTATAGGGATGCTTGGATTAGCTGGGGTTGTTATTAATGATGGAATTATTATGATGACTTATTTGAAGAAAGCAAATACTTTACATGAAGTATTTGTTAGGGCTACAAAAAGATTTAGACCGATTATTCTAACAACAATAACAACTTTAATAGGAATGAGTTCTTTAATCTTTTTTCCAACTGGACAAGCTGTTATTTTTCAACCTATTGCAATTGGTTTAGGTTTTGGACTTTTATGGGGAACTATTTTAAATCTAATTTACTTACCTGTAATTTATTCTATTTCTCATAGACTAAAAAAAGATTAAGATTCTTTGTTTTTTAAGGCTTCATAGGCTACAAGGATTTTTTTTCTTTCTATTCCCCATCTATATCCAGTCATAGCACCACTTTTACCCAAAACCCTATGACATGGAATTAAAAAACCAATAGGGTTAGAACCAATAGCACTAGCAACTGCTCTTACAGATTTTGGTTTATTTAAATATTTTGCCACATCAGAGTATGTAGCAATAGAGCCATCAGGAATATTTATTAAAGCTTTCCATACATTGATTTGAAAGTTTGTTCCCTTTACATATAGATTAAACTTTTTATCTTTTTTAATAAAAATACTATTTAAAACTTCATCTGCTTTTTTATTATCTTCTTTTAACTCTGCTTTTGCCCATACTTCTTTAAATCTTGTATAAACTGACTCTTTTGA
This sequence is a window from Halarcobacter mediterraneus. Protein-coding genes within it:
- a CDS encoding efflux RND transporter permease subunit produces the protein MFEKFLKFFVDNSRMNYTLFVLVFFAGIWSYNNTAKEIFPSFELEMISVTGSYSGASVDILDKMVVTEIEDNIKNLDSVDTMTTVISPGRFSLILELKEGKNKFNESDKVKDSIALVKADLPSDMDEPTVNALTRSRSLLDISLTSEKLTLDELKPLANDIKSKLMTISGINDITIYGDSDEYYEILIDDKKVEALDLNKSDVFNAISTLSYIFPVGKIEDSKKHYYVSTFNGEKTANNFGNTLLRVGQTSVYLSDIALISKKYEDASTLYSFNGKNALSLNVEQTDTADAIKLTQAIKEILPSLNSQNADIQVLIADDNSERIKDRLNIVVSNIMLGIILITVLVAILINFRMSFIIAVGIPTSFVIAAIYMYFSGYTINMISLVGVLIAIGIVVDDAIVVSENIQQHIEEGYPPKEAAVIGAKEMVKPVSIASLTTLFSFLPILMISGTMGEVIKLIPIALSALVVASLIESFIFLPIHAAHVLKNGSKVTSWEKANNIYNSILHFFMDWKKTFLTIFIIFVPLATVLEISSSKFQIFPQFDASDVKITIKANENTKLEDSFKIVQTIEKDLLVKKDEYFIKSIDSVAGFRRDSAENTENFSYVMYMTLELEKRKEANFLDKYITPYLSFYYDKEGRVRTRDSKDIAKDLKKFLIQKEYKEKYNLTEIAVVERKVGPIKADIKIGLVSNDSQKIINSINKIEEEINKLDGIKSVSNSLNFGVDEIKLKVNSYGQQLGIDEAYIGSYLSNMYLLKKKAVAFDSESMLDIKIQSINKDDFEEFKNTQIPLSDGTFIALNQVADFKVIKSFEQLIKDNGLKNFYIYANVDADIITAGEVVDKIQPILQEIEKSGISLVFKGEEEKKKDLKNDMLLATALAIVLIMIAMLYLFNSFRETFILMSVIPFSILGVLIGHKIMGLNLSMPSVIGMLGLAGVVINDGIIMMTYLKKANTLHEVFVRATKRFRPIILTTITTLIGMSSLIFFPTGQAVIFQPIAIGLGFGLLWGTILNLIYLPVIYSISHRLKKD